From the genome of Sandaracinaceae bacterium, one region includes:
- a CDS encoding OmpA family protein: MSHARNLRLLPLFAFLLASSLAEPPGARAQSALETAQGQAQAAREAYHSLDLDTALEQARAAVDTCERGGCPGPDMARYYVLQGMVEYAASQDRDRARAMFRQAVHTDANVELDPELATPELQSILVDAREDVAIDGSLSPEQAARTGQPEDGPRGHEGATCHSDDACGGGLICEENQCVPGERVEPDQPWQRFFLEVGFNMAAATASHQMTPTERPVVATGNDPQADSDLSNDSYYLGGTNGCNAPAPADGATPTADNYCVRVTSGLFVFAPGLHVGAGLWLTERIGLSVRARIGFGNGGGTLAFVQVGLRAHFRLVVPKPDGFHLSLFLGGGVGQIQVRPKQEPTMSGGSIQRPWAQTGIAGAELGANIGYRFTPNVGIIVQPGVYALFPDFSLGLQATVGLDLAFGAVGGAPPPPPEPEPEDDDRDGDRILNHNDACPDEAEDVDGFEDTDGCPELDNDNDGIVDAADACPREAEDMDGFEDGDGCPERDNDGDGVPDVDDACPNEVGVGIARGCPEPDRDGDGLVDRMDNCPDEAGPRENHGCQEEQFVEIQEDRLVITQIIYFRTNRDVIEERSFHLLAQIANVLNAHPEIQRVSIEGHTDSRGRARNNLRLSQRRALAVMNHLVRTGGVDPARLSSEGYGSERPVIENATTEEEHAQNRRVEFVIHHDAM, translated from the coding sequence ATGTCACACGCCAGAAACCTTCGCCTTCTCCCGCTCTTCGCCTTTCTGCTAGCCAGTTCACTCGCCGAGCCCCCGGGGGCGAGGGCCCAGAGCGCGCTGGAGACCGCTCAAGGACAAGCGCAAGCCGCCCGTGAGGCCTATCACTCGCTCGATCTCGACACGGCCCTCGAGCAGGCCCGTGCCGCCGTGGACACATGCGAACGCGGAGGGTGTCCGGGGCCGGACATGGCCCGCTACTACGTGCTGCAGGGCATGGTGGAGTACGCCGCCTCCCAGGACCGCGATCGCGCTCGCGCGATGTTTCGGCAGGCCGTGCACACGGACGCCAACGTCGAGCTGGACCCCGAGCTGGCCACCCCCGAGCTGCAGTCCATCCTGGTGGATGCGCGCGAGGATGTCGCCATCGACGGAAGCCTCTCGCCAGAGCAGGCGGCCCGGACCGGCCAGCCAGAGGACGGCCCCCGGGGCCACGAGGGGGCGACCTGCCACTCCGACGACGCGTGCGGCGGCGGGCTGATCTGCGAAGAGAACCAGTGCGTGCCGGGTGAGCGCGTCGAGCCGGACCAGCCATGGCAGCGCTTCTTCCTCGAGGTGGGCTTCAACATGGCCGCCGCGACCGCCAGCCACCAGATGACGCCGACGGAGCGCCCCGTGGTGGCGACCGGCAACGACCCACAGGCCGACAGCGACCTCAGCAACGACAGCTACTACCTGGGAGGCACCAACGGGTGCAACGCCCCCGCTCCGGCCGACGGCGCCACGCCGACCGCGGACAACTACTGCGTACGCGTCACGTCCGGCCTCTTTGTGTTCGCGCCAGGGCTGCATGTCGGCGCTGGCCTCTGGCTCACCGAGCGCATCGGCCTCTCCGTCCGGGCCCGCATTGGCTTTGGCAATGGCGGCGGGACGCTGGCCTTCGTGCAGGTCGGCCTGCGCGCTCACTTCCGGCTCGTGGTGCCCAAGCCCGACGGCTTCCATCTCTCGCTGTTCTTGGGCGGCGGTGTGGGTCAGATCCAGGTTCGCCCCAAGCAGGAGCCGACCATGTCGGGCGGGTCGATCCAGCGCCCTTGGGCTCAGACGGGCATCGCCGGCGCCGAGCTGGGCGCCAACATCGGCTACCGCTTCACGCCCAACGTGGGCATCATCGTCCAGCCGGGCGTCTACGCCCTGTTCCCGGACTTCTCCCTCGGCCTGCAGGCGACCGTCGGCCTGGACCTGGCCTTCGGGGCCGTCGGTGGCGCGCCGCCGCCCCCACCCGAGCCGGAGCCCGAGGACGACGACCGCGACGGGGACCGCATCCTCAACCACAACGACGCGTGCCCGGATGAGGCGGAGGACGTGGACGGCTTCGAGGACACGGACGGCTGCCCCGAGCTCGACAACGACAATGACGGCATCGTGGACGCCGCCGACGCCTGTCCGCGCGAGGCCGAGGACATGGACGGTTTCGAGGACGGCGACGGCTGCCCCGAGCGCGACAACGACGGCGACGGCGTGCCCGACGTGGACGACGCGTGCCCGAACGAGGTCGGCGTGGGCATCGCCCGCGGCTGCCCCGAGCCCGACCGCGACGGCGATGGCCTGGTCGACCGCATGGACAACTGTCCCGACGAGGCCGGTCCGCGCGAGAACCACGGCTGTCAGGAAGAGCAGTTCGTCGAGATCCAGGAAGACCGCCTGGTCATCACGCAGATCATCTACTTCCGCACCAACCGCGACGTCATCGAGGAGCGCTCGTTCCACCTGCTCGCGCAGATCGCCAACGTGCTCAACGCCCACCCGGAGATCCAGCGGGTGTCCATCGAGGGCCACACGGACAGCCGTGGTCGCGCCCGCAACAACCTGCGCCTGTCGCAGCGCCGCGCGCTGGCGGTCATGAACCACCTGGTGCGCACCGGCGGCGTGGACCCGGCGCGGCTCAGCTCCGAGGGTTACGGCTCCGAGCGGCCGGTCATCGAGAACGCGACCACCGAGGAAGAGCACGCGCAGAACCGTCGCGTGGAGTTCGTCATCCACCACGACGCGATGTGA
- a CDS encoding fatty acid desaturase, whose translation MTQPAPSAPPRIPASAHAPVSARDIDLREFARELDELKRRMRAAAGPADLAHLAKIERWGRACTAVGYATAAVAPNPVSAFLISQGRLTRWAMVAHHVSHRGYDHVPGVSPERTSRHFAVGRRRFRDWLDWIDPQAWNHEHNRLHHYRLGEVADPDLVEANLDWLRTSELPRPARAAIIAFFASTWKLTYYAPNTLRVLLEDAQRRERGEGDTADAPPTRSLASMWGEPELWKRCLLPYAAFHFGLVPLLFLPLGPVAAGNVLANSLLAEWFTNLHSFLVITTNHAGEDMYAFDEPVRQGKGEFYFRQVAGSTNFATGSDLNDFLHGFLNYQIEHHVFPDMSMLQYQRMQPEVRALCERYGVPYVQESVFTRLRKTLAVMLGDASMLREAPADAWPATP comes from the coding sequence ATGACCCAACCTGCCCCCTCGGCCCCCCCGCGCATCCCTGCCTCTGCTCACGCGCCCGTCTCGGCACGGGACATCGACCTCCGCGAGTTCGCGCGAGAGCTGGACGAGTTGAAGCGCCGCATGCGCGCGGCAGCTGGCCCCGCGGACCTGGCCCACCTGGCCAAGATCGAGCGCTGGGGGCGTGCGTGCACCGCGGTGGGGTACGCCACCGCCGCGGTGGCCCCGAACCCGGTGTCCGCCTTCCTCATCAGCCAGGGGCGGCTGACGCGCTGGGCGATGGTGGCCCACCACGTGTCCCACCGAGGCTACGACCACGTCCCTGGCGTGTCCCCCGAACGGACCAGCCGCCACTTCGCGGTGGGTCGGCGGCGGTTTCGCGACTGGCTCGACTGGATCGATCCGCAGGCCTGGAACCACGAGCACAACCGGCTGCATCACTACCGGCTCGGGGAGGTGGCAGACCCCGACCTGGTGGAAGCGAACCTGGACTGGCTGCGGACGTCGGAGCTGCCGCGACCGGCGCGCGCCGCGATCATCGCGTTCTTCGCCAGCACGTGGAAGCTGACCTACTACGCACCGAACACGCTGCGCGTCTTGCTGGAGGACGCGCAGCGACGGGAGCGCGGCGAGGGCGACACGGCCGACGCCCCGCCCACGCGGTCCCTGGCGTCCATGTGGGGTGAGCCCGAGCTGTGGAAGCGCTGCCTGCTGCCCTACGCGGCCTTTCACTTCGGTCTCGTGCCGCTCCTGTTTCTGCCCCTCGGGCCGGTCGCCGCCGGGAACGTGCTTGCCAACAGCCTGCTGGCCGAGTGGTTCACGAACCTGCACTCGTTCCTGGTCATCACCACGAACCACGCGGGCGAGGACATGTACGCTTTCGACGAGCCGGTGCGGCAGGGCAAGGGAGAGTTCTACTTCCGGCAGGTCGCGGGCTCCACGAACTTCGCGACGGGCAGCGACCTGAACGACTTCTTGCACGGGTTCTTGAACTATCAGATCGAGCACCACGTGTTTCCGGACATGAGCATGCTGCAGTACCAGCGCATGCAGCCGGAGGTCCGCGCGCTGTGTGAGCGCTACGGGGTGCCGTACGTGCAAGAGTCCGTGTTCACACGGCTCCGGAAGACGCTCGCTGTGATGCTGGGCGACGCCAGCATGCTGCGTGAGGCGCCTGCGGACGCGTGGCCCGCCACGCCGTGA
- a CDS encoding HEAT repeat domain-containing protein, with the protein MALGVAGCGSDSDRPVPQSPAEPQAALVQLSGHERERIPEVLAELRAGAFSRSAMVRDNARIFLFLAETASDDEVVAGSLRALRSTWTHSPRYERQMALLTPEYGAVVRLRLHDERPVVQAAAIEAAEKTLLTDPPDERVAEELAALALAHPDPAGRLAALEVLWNVTTLRTHPESMRPYVDALSAQQPWLVSASLFRLSGFGAAYPDAANLRARLIELLGHDDPGVRGRAATTLSSVVGVADPARDAAGRAIEPLLRDEHPFVRSAAATALAWLDQRTAVPAIVALLDDSARDTYDLRGFTRLDGTPGFLHHDGSPWSRVDDAALRALQAFSARVGGRFTFDIQQDRLDESFASAHRTARAWFETARGALSTVPSAGR; encoded by the coding sequence ATGGCGCTCGGCGTGGCGGGCTGCGGGAGCGACTCCGACCGCCCCGTCCCGCAATCCCCCGCAGAGCCGCAGGCCGCGCTGGTGCAGCTGTCCGGGCACGAACGCGAGCGCATCCCCGAGGTGCTCGCCGAGCTCCGTGCGGGGGCCTTCTCGCGTAGCGCGATGGTGCGCGACAACGCCCGCATTTTTCTGTTCTTGGCCGAGACCGCATCGGACGACGAGGTGGTCGCGGGGTCGCTGCGCGCCTTGCGCTCGACATGGACGCACAGCCCTCGCTACGAACGACAGATGGCGCTGCTCACGCCCGAGTACGGGGCCGTCGTGCGGCTCAGGCTCCACGACGAGCGCCCCGTGGTCCAGGCGGCGGCCATCGAAGCGGCCGAGAAGACGCTGCTGACCGACCCCCCCGACGAGCGCGTGGCCGAGGAGCTGGCGGCGCTCGCGTTGGCCCACCCCGACCCCGCAGGGCGCCTCGCCGCCCTCGAAGTGCTCTGGAACGTGACGACGCTGCGGACTCACCCCGAGTCGATGCGCCCCTACGTCGATGCCCTCTCGGCCCAGCAGCCCTGGCTGGTTTCGGCGTCGTTGTTCCGGCTGTCCGGCTTCGGCGCGGCGTATCCCGATGCGGCGAACCTTCGAGCTCGTCTGATCGAGCTGCTCGGGCACGACGACCCCGGCGTGCGGGGACGGGCTGCCACCACGCTCTCCAGCGTCGTCGGTGTGGCGGACCCCGCGCGCGACGCGGCCGGGCGGGCGATCGAACCGCTCCTGCGGGACGAGCACCCGTTCGTGCGCTCCGCCGCCGCGACCGCCCTCGCGTGGCTCGATCAACGCACGGCCGTGCCCGCCATCGTCGCGCTGCTCGACGACTCGGCGCGCGACACGTACGACCTGCGCGGGTTCACGCGGCTCGATGGGACCCCGGGGTTCCTGCACCACGACGGGTCGCCCTGGTCGCGCGTCGACGACGCCGCCCTGCGCGCGCTCCAAGCGTTCAGCGCGCGCGTCGGAGGGCGCTTCACCTTCGACATCCAGCAGGACCGCCTCGACGAGTCCTTCGCGTCGGCGCACCGCACCGCGCGTGCTTGGTTCGAGACCGCACGCGGCGCGCTGTCCACCGTCCCGTCAGCCGGGCGGTAG
- a CDS encoding RNA-binding protein, whose amino-acid sequence MSKKLFVGSLSWGTDDQGLRTAFERFGDVTDAKVITDRDSGRSRGFGFVTFADDGAADQAIEQMHGATLDGRTLNVNEAQDRRDGGGGGGGRGGYGGGRDRDRGGRDRDRGGRDGGGGRW is encoded by the coding sequence ATGTCGAAGAAGCTATTTGTGGGGAGCCTCAGCTGGGGTACGGATGATCAGGGGCTGCGCACGGCGTTCGAGCGCTTTGGGGACGTGACCGACGCGAAGGTCATCACGGACCGTGACTCGGGCCGCAGCCGCGGGTTCGGGTTCGTGACCTTCGCTGATGATGGGGCCGCGGATCAGGCCATCGAGCAGATGCACGGGGCGACCCTCGACGGCCGCACCCTCAACGTCAACGAGGCGCAGGACCGTCGTGACGGCGGTGGCGGCGGCGGCGGGCGTGGCGGCTACGGCGGAGGTCGCGATCGCGACCGCGGCGGCCGTGATCGCGACCGCGGTGGCCGGGATGGCGGCGGCGGGCGCTGGTGA
- a CDS encoding MMPL family transporter: protein MRFIQAIHALLDRLASLQFRRAGAFVVAALLLAAAAVPLVRQLGLNSAWDALLPRDKPSVQDIARIEGRVAGLNTLTLAIESEDLEAMQGFARELVPRLEDLPRELVRSVDWNVGTYETFVEENKHLFASVDDLREIRSALEERVMFEHNRRNPFFVCLEDDCTTPPPGPDEVMARMRARAEEGRARLSRFPGGFYVHPDGNLLVIFVRSDLKGGNARGIRTLRESVEAIAADIDPSRFAPDLRLTFAGDLVVAREEHDAIKDELVLATTLTIVLVLSAIFVFFRKARSIPLLGFALMVPVVITFGFAELAVDYLNTSTAFLGSIVIGNGINPNIIWLARYFEERRAGRSVEQAMQQTHRGVWLATAAASLAAAVAYGSLIITDFRGFRDFGIIGFAGMVLCWFGAMLVLPAATALSERMRPLKLAEEGVRASVFGRAFAAMVERAPRAALALSAVLGVGASVVMYQYLAGDPLEYDFRNLKSLREGSTTAQRINARIGDFLSSSDKGQGIVLVVDDVADALPLRDELERLRDEDHAPWSRVRVIQDLLPSDQEAKLPLLAEIRELLEEMRPYADAEQLAQLDEHTPPEDLHALTLADLPEDVARPFTERDGTRGRLIVVEKQRGESVWDGRYLMAWAAALREVRLADGTRPPLAGRAPVFADMIQVISDDGPRTIVVSFLATLVLVILTFRRLRERALTMMALLLGIVWMAASMALAGMKLNFLNFVAFPITFGNGVDYGVNVMRRYSLECELDTPNPVRAAVEETGGAVVLCSLTTIVGYSTLYTSANQALNSFGAAMAISEVTCLISAVITMPALLIVLRKRDAARAQGTLPPG from the coding sequence ATGCGCTTCATCCAAGCCATTCATGCGCTGCTCGACCGCCTCGCCAGCCTCCAATTCCGGCGGGCGGGCGCGTTCGTCGTTGCGGCGCTCCTGCTCGCGGCGGCCGCGGTCCCTCTCGTCCGGCAGCTGGGCCTGAACAGCGCCTGGGACGCGCTCCTGCCGCGCGACAAGCCGAGCGTGCAGGACATCGCGCGGATCGAAGGGCGCGTCGCGGGGTTGAACACGCTGACGCTGGCCATCGAGTCCGAAGACCTCGAGGCCATGCAGGGCTTCGCGCGCGAGCTGGTGCCGCGGCTCGAGGACCTGCCACGGGAGCTGGTGCGCAGCGTGGACTGGAACGTTGGCACCTACGAGACGTTCGTGGAGGAGAACAAGCACCTGTTCGCCTCGGTCGACGACCTGCGTGAGATCCGCTCGGCGCTCGAGGAGCGCGTGATGTTCGAGCACAACCGCCGGAACCCGTTCTTCGTGTGCCTGGAGGACGACTGCACCACGCCGCCGCCGGGGCCCGACGAGGTCATGGCGCGGATGCGCGCGCGGGCCGAGGAGGGGCGCGCCAGGCTCTCCCGCTTCCCAGGGGGCTTCTACGTCCACCCTGACGGCAACCTGCTGGTCATCTTCGTGCGCAGCGACCTCAAGGGCGGCAACGCGCGAGGCATTCGCACCCTGCGCGAGAGCGTCGAGGCCATCGCGGCCGACATCGACCCCAGCCGCTTCGCGCCGGACCTGCGGCTGACCTTCGCCGGCGACCTGGTGGTGGCGCGTGAAGAGCACGACGCGATCAAGGACGAGCTCGTGCTCGCCACCACGCTCACCATCGTGTTGGTCCTGAGCGCCATCTTCGTGTTCTTCCGCAAGGCGCGCAGCATCCCGCTGCTGGGCTTCGCGCTCATGGTGCCCGTGGTGATCACGTTCGGCTTCGCCGAGCTGGCGGTCGACTACCTGAACACGTCCACGGCGTTCCTCGGCAGCATCGTCATCGGCAACGGGATCAACCCCAACATCATCTGGCTGGCGCGCTACTTCGAGGAGCGTCGCGCTGGGCGCAGCGTGGAGCAGGCGATGCAGCAAACCCACCGCGGGGTCTGGCTGGCCACCGCGGCGGCCTCCCTGGCGGCTGCGGTGGCGTACGGATCGCTGATCATCACCGACTTCCGCGGCTTCAGGGACTTCGGGATCATCGGGTTCGCCGGGATGGTGCTGTGCTGGTTCGGCGCGATGCTGGTGCTCCCGGCTGCGACGGCGCTCAGCGAACGGATGAGGCCGCTGAAGCTCGCCGAAGAGGGCGTGCGAGCCAGCGTGTTCGGACGCGCGTTCGCGGCCATGGTGGAGCGCGCCCCCCGCGCTGCCCTCGCGCTGAGCGCGGTGCTCGGTGTCGGGGCCAGCGTGGTCATGTACCAATACCTGGCCGGCGACCCGCTGGAGTACGACTTCCGCAACCTGAAGTCCCTGCGCGAGGGCTCCACCACCGCGCAGCGCATCAACGCGCGCATCGGTGACTTCCTGTCGTCGTCGGACAAGGGTCAGGGCATCGTGCTGGTGGTCGACGACGTCGCGGATGCCCTCCCCCTCCGCGACGAGCTGGAGCGCCTGCGGGACGAGGATCACGCCCCGTGGTCCCGAGTGCGCGTGATCCAGGATCTCCTCCCCAGCGACCAAGAGGCCAAGCTCCCCCTCCTCGCAGAGATTCGCGAGCTGCTGGAGGAGATGCGCCCCTACGCCGACGCGGAGCAGCTCGCGCAGCTCGACGAGCACACCCCCCCCGAAGACCTCCACGCGCTGACGCTCGCGGACTTGCCCGAGGACGTGGCGCGACCGTTCACGGAACGCGACGGGACGCGGGGCCGGCTGATCGTCGTGGAGAAGCAGCGCGGCGAGTCCGTGTGGGACGGGCGGTATCTGATGGCGTGGGCGGCGGCGCTGCGGGAGGTGCGGCTGGCCGACGGTACGCGCCCGCCCCTCGCGGGCCGCGCGCCGGTGTTCGCCGACATGATTCAGGTCATCAGCGACGACGGACCGCGCACCATCGTCGTCTCGTTCTTGGCGACGCTCGTGCTGGTGATCCTGACGTTCCGTCGCCTGCGTGAACGCGCGCTGACGATGATGGCGCTCCTCCTCGGGATCGTGTGGATGGCGGCCTCCATGGCGCTCGCCGGCATGAAGCTGAACTTCCTGAACTTCGTCGCGTTCCCCATCACCTTCGGGAACGGCGTGGACTACGGCGTGAACGTCATGCGCCGCTACTCGCTCGAGTGCGAGCTGGACACGCCGAACCCGGTGCGCGCAGCCGTGGAAGAGACGGGCGGCGCGGTGGTGCTCTGCTCGCTCACGACCATCGTCGGGTACTCCACCCTCTACACCAGCGCCAACCAGGCCCTCAACAGCTTCGGCGCGGCCATGGCCATCAGCGAGGTCACCTGCCTGATCAGCGCGGTCATCACCATGCCGGCCCTCCTGATCGTACTCCGCAAGCGCGACGCAGCGCGCGCGCAGGGGACGCTACCGCCCGGCTGA